The following coding sequences lie in one Candidatus Hydrogenedens sp. genomic window:
- the udk gene encoding uridine kinase encodes MDDISTYIILISGGSASGKITIANRLKEFFFPFAVIISSDNYYKDLSHISMKQREQYNFDHPQSIDYKLLVKHLSQLKRKQCVHIPQYNFATHTRKKKTLLIQPHPILIVEGLHTLLYPSLRNIADLKIFIELDSDLRFIRRLDRDLTERKRKLKQVIFQYIHTVRPMHIKYIQPSSRFADLIVLGNELNTSLKKILCYPSLKKIMKDLHINIP; translated from the coding sequence ATGGATGATATAAGCACATACATCATTTTAATTTCCGGGGGTTCTGCTTCTGGAAAGATTACGATTGCAAATCGTTTAAAGGAGTTTTTCTTCCCTTTTGCTGTTATTATCTCTTCCGATAATTATTATAAAGACCTTTCGCATATTTCTATGAAACAGCGGGAGCAGTATAATTTTGACCACCCCCAATCTATTGACTATAAATTGCTGGTTAAACACTTATCGCAATTAAAAAGAAAACAATGCGTCCATATTCCACAATACAATTTTGCAACTCATACACGAAAGAAAAAGACGCTTCTGATACAGCCCCATCCAATCCTAATTGTAGAAGGCTTGCATACTTTACTTTATCCTTCATTACGCAATATTGCAGACTTAAAAATATTTATCGAACTGGATAGTGATTTGCGATTTATCCGACGATTAGATAGAGACTTAACTGAAAGGAAACGGAAATTAAAACAGGTCATTTTTCAATATATCCATACAGTCCGTCCTATGCATATCAAATATATTCAGCCATCAAGTCGGTTTGCTGATTTGATTGTCCTCGGAAATGAATTAAACACATCTCTTAAAAAAATCTTATGCTATCCTTCTCTCAAGAAAATAATGAAAGACTTACACATCAATATCCCCTAA